The Streptomyces spororaveus genome includes a region encoding these proteins:
- a CDS encoding MBL fold metallo-hydrolase gives MDVRWEGSGWERLTGRAGRRRLPVWDCTVGLVVGEDSVLLIDPGSCLREGAEVRAEAERLTGRRVTHIAFTHGHFDHVLGGAAFAGAEVFGAVGLAALLSAEREELREDAVKHGLAEAEAAEAVNQLVLPRHEVSGEWTLELGGVQVLLANVGPGHSGHDLAVFVPGEREVVFCGDLVEESGEPMAGPDATPARWPAALDRLLSLGGDDALYVPGHGAVVGADFVRAQRATLAARFGVSEA, from the coding sequence ATGGACGTGCGTTGGGAAGGGTCGGGCTGGGAACGGCTGACGGGACGGGCCGGCCGGCGGCGCCTGCCGGTGTGGGACTGCACCGTGGGGCTGGTGGTGGGCGAGGATTCGGTCCTTCTGATCGACCCCGGTTCGTGTCTGCGCGAGGGCGCCGAGGTCCGGGCCGAGGCGGAGCGGCTGACGGGTCGGCGCGTGACCCATATCGCATTCACGCACGGTCATTTCGATCACGTGCTCGGCGGGGCGGCCTTCGCCGGGGCCGAGGTGTTCGGGGCGGTCGGGCTCGCCGCACTGCTGTCGGCGGAACGCGAGGAGCTGCGCGAGGACGCCGTGAAGCACGGGCTCGCGGAGGCCGAGGCGGCGGAGGCGGTGAACCAGCTGGTGCTGCCCCGGCACGAGGTGTCGGGCGAGTGGACGCTGGAACTGGGCGGCGTACAGGTGCTGCTGGCCAATGTGGGGCCCGGGCACAGCGGGCACGACCTGGCCGTCTTCGTCCCGGGCGAACGCGAGGTGGTCTTCTGCGGGGACCTGGTCGAGGAGTCGGGTGAGCCCATGGCGGGCCCGGACGCCACGCCCGCGCGGTGGCCCGCGGCCCTGGACCGGCTGCTGTCGCTGGGCGGGGACGACGCACTGTACGTGCCGGGTCACGGAGCGGTGGTCGGCGCGGACTTCGTCCGTGCGCAACGCGCCACACTGGCGGCCCGTTTCGGCGTGTCGGAGGCGTGA
- the hrcA gene encoding heat-inducible transcriptional repressor HrcA, which yields MLSERRLEVLRAIVQDYVGTEEPVGSKALTERHRLGVSPATVRNDMAVLEEEGYIAQPHTSAGRIPTDKGYRLFVDKLAGVKPLSSPERRAIQNFLDGAVDLDDVVGRTVRLLAQLTRQVAVVQYPSLTRSTVRHVELLSLAPARLMLVLITDTGRVEQRLIDCPSPFGETSLADLRARLNSRVVGRRFTDVPPLVQDLPESFEAEDRGTVSTVLATLLETLVEEAEERLMIGGTANLTRFGHDFPLTIRPVLEALEEQVVLLKLLGEANESGMAVRIGHENAYEGLNSTSVVSVGYGLGGEAVAKLGVVGPTRMDYPGTMGAVRAVARYVGQILAES from the coding sequence ATGCTCAGCGAACGCAGACTCGAAGTGCTGCGCGCCATCGTCCAGGACTACGTCGGGACGGAGGAGCCGGTCGGCTCCAAGGCGCTCACGGAGCGGCACCGGCTCGGCGTCTCGCCCGCCACCGTGCGCAACGACATGGCCGTGCTGGAGGAGGAGGGCTACATCGCCCAGCCCCACACCAGTGCCGGCCGGATCCCCACCGACAAGGGCTACCGCCTCTTCGTCGACAAGCTGGCGGGGGTCAAACCGCTGTCGTCGCCCGAGCGCCGGGCCATCCAGAACTTCCTCGACGGCGCCGTGGACCTCGACGACGTCGTCGGCCGTACGGTGCGGCTGCTCGCGCAGCTCACCCGGCAGGTCGCCGTCGTCCAGTACCCGAGCCTGACCCGCTCGACCGTCCGGCACGTGGAGCTGCTCTCGCTCGCTCCCGCGCGCCTGATGCTCGTACTGATCACGGACACCGGACGGGTCGAGCAGCGGCTCATCGACTGCCCGAGCCCCTTCGGCGAGACGTCCCTCGCCGATCTGCGGGCCCGGCTCAACAGCCGGGTCGTCGGGCGGCGCTTCACCGATGTGCCGCCGCTCGTCCAGGACCTCCCCGAATCCTTCGAGGCCGAGGACCGCGGCACGGTCTCCACGGTGCTCGCGACACTCCTCGAAACCCTGGTCGAGGAAGCCGAAGAGCGGCTGATGATCGGCGGCACCGCCAATCTCACCCGCTTCGGACACGATTTTCCCCTGACGATCAGGCCGGTGCTCGAAGCGCTGGAGGAGCAGGTCGTGCTCCTCAAGCTGCTGGGCGAGGCCAACGAGTCGGGAATGGCCGTACGGATCGGGCATGAGAACGCCTACGAGGGACTGAACTCCACGTCGGTCGTCTCGGTCGGTTACGGTTTGGGCGGCGAAGCAGTCGCCAAACTCGGCGTGGTCGGACCGACCCGCATGGACTACCCCGGAACGATGGGAGCGGTACGCGCAGTGGCACGTTACGTCGGACAGATCCTGGCGGAGTCGTAA
- the dnaJ gene encoding molecular chaperone DnaJ, whose translation MATDYYAVLGVRRDASQDEIKKAFRRLARELHPDVNPDPKTQERFKEINAAYEVLSDPQKKQVYDLGGDPLSSSGGGGGAGGFGAGGFGNFSDIMDAFFGQASQRGPRSRTRRGQDAMIRLDLELDEAAFGTTKDIQVDTAVVCNTCSGEGAAPGTSAQTCDMCRGRGEVSQVTRSFLGQVMTSRPCPQCQGFGTVVPTPCHECAGDGRVRSRRSLTVKIPAGVENGTRIQLAGEGEVGPGGGPAGDLYVEIHELAHPTFQRRGDDLHCTVTIPMTAAALGTKCPLETLDGLEEIDIRPGTGSGQAIPLHGRGVTHLRGGGRGDLIVHVEVTTPGKLDAQQEDLLRQLAKLRGEERPMGQFAPGQQGLFSRLKDAFNGR comes from the coding sequence GTGGCCACGGACTACTACGCCGTTCTCGGCGTGCGCCGCGACGCATCGCAGGACGAGATCAAGAAGGCCTTCCGGCGCCTCGCGCGTGAACTCCACCCGGATGTGAATCCGGACCCGAAGACGCAGGAGCGCTTCAAGGAGATCAACGCGGCCTACGAGGTGCTCTCGGACCCGCAGAAGAAGCAGGTCTACGACCTCGGCGGCGACCCGCTGTCCTCCTCGGGCGGCGGTGGCGGAGCGGGCGGCTTCGGAGCGGGCGGCTTCGGCAACTTCTCCGACATCATGGACGCCTTCTTCGGCCAGGCCTCGCAGCGCGGCCCGCGCTCGCGGACCCGGCGCGGCCAGGACGCGATGATCCGTCTCGACCTGGAGCTGGACGAGGCGGCCTTCGGGACCACCAAGGACATCCAGGTCGACACGGCCGTCGTCTGCAACACCTGCTCCGGTGAGGGCGCCGCTCCCGGCACCTCGGCGCAGACGTGTGACATGTGCCGCGGCCGCGGTGAGGTCTCGCAGGTCACCCGGTCCTTCCTGGGCCAGGTCATGACCTCGCGCCCCTGCCCGCAGTGCCAGGGCTTCGGCACCGTGGTCCCGACCCCGTGCCACGAGTGCGCGGGCGACGGCCGGGTCCGCTCCCGCCGCAGCCTCACGGTCAAGATCCCGGCGGGTGTCGAGAACGGCACCCGGATCCAGCTCGCGGGCGAGGGCGAGGTCGGCCCCGGCGGCGGCCCCGCCGGCGACCTGTACGTGGAGATCCACGAGCTGGCGCACCCGACCTTCCAGCGGCGCGGGGACGACTTGCACTGCACGGTCACCATCCCGATGACGGCGGCCGCGCTGGGCACCAAGTGCCCGCTGGAGACGCTGGACGGGCTGGAGGAGATCGACATCCGGCCCGGCACCGGGTCCGGCCAGGCGATCCCGCTGCACGGCCGGGGCGTCACCCACCTGCGCGGTGGCGGACGCGGCGACCTGATCGTGCACGTCGAGGTCACCACCCCGGGCAAGCTGGACGCCCAGCAGGAGGACCTGCTCCGCCAGCTGGCGAAGCTGCGCGGCGAGGAGCGGCCGATGGGCCAGTTCGCGCCGGGTCAGCAGGGTCTGTTCAGCCGGCTGAAGGACGCGTTCAACGGCCGCTGA
- a CDS encoding nitronate monooxygenase, with amino-acid sequence MSSAPNGLSPYPIVQAPMAGGASCPALAAAVCEAGGLGFLAGGYKTADGMYQEIKQVRALTRRRFGVNLFMPQTGYVDPAAVEAYRGQLAGEASWYAISLAEEDIIGTSDDGYDAKLAILLEDPVPVVSFTFGCPAFAALAALRKAGTYTVVTVTSAEEARSAQHAGADAVCVQGTEAGGHQGTHRDDPQIDGTAAVGLLALVAQVREAVALPIIAAGGVMRGAQIAALLAAGAESAQLGTAFLACPESGADPVHKKALTDPLFVRTELTRAFSGRPARGLVNRFMREHGPYAPAAYPQVHHLTSGLRKAAAAAGDPQGMALWAGQGHRLARPLPAGELVEVLAAELAEAQSTLKAMQMRSAS; translated from the coding sequence ATGTCCTCCGCGCCGAACGGTCTCTCCCCGTACCCGATCGTGCAGGCTCCCATGGCGGGCGGCGCCTCCTGTCCCGCCCTCGCCGCCGCCGTGTGCGAGGCGGGCGGGCTGGGCTTCCTGGCCGGCGGCTACAAGACCGCCGACGGGATGTACCAGGAGATCAAGCAGGTGCGCGCGCTGACCCGGCGCCGTTTCGGCGTCAACCTCTTCATGCCGCAGACCGGTTACGTCGATCCGGCCGCCGTGGAGGCCTACCGGGGGCAGCTGGCCGGCGAGGCGAGCTGGTACGCGATCTCGCTGGCCGAGGAGGACATCATCGGCACCAGCGACGACGGCTACGACGCCAAACTCGCCATCCTCCTCGAAGACCCGGTCCCGGTGGTCTCGTTCACCTTCGGCTGTCCCGCCTTCGCGGCCCTCGCCGCTCTGCGCAAGGCCGGTACGTACACCGTCGTCACGGTGACCTCCGCCGAGGAGGCCCGCAGCGCCCAGCACGCGGGCGCCGACGCGGTCTGCGTGCAGGGCACCGAGGCCGGCGGTCACCAGGGCACCCACCGGGACGACCCGCAGATCGACGGCACGGCGGCCGTGGGCCTGCTCGCGCTGGTCGCGCAGGTACGGGAGGCCGTGGCGCTCCCGATCATCGCGGCGGGCGGCGTCATGCGGGGCGCGCAGATCGCGGCCCTGCTGGCGGCCGGCGCGGAGTCGGCGCAGCTCGGGACGGCCTTCCTGGCCTGCCCGGAGTCCGGCGCGGACCCGGTGCACAAGAAGGCGCTGACGGACCCGCTGTTCGTCCGCACCGAGCTGACCCGGGCCTTCTCCGGGCGGCCGGCGCGCGGGCTGGTGAACCGCTTCATGCGCGAGCACGGGCCGTACGCCCCGGCCGCGTACCCGCAGGTCCACCACCTGACCTCGGGGCTGCGCAAAGCCGCCGCCGCGGCCGGGGACCCGCAGGGCATGGCCCTGTGGGCGGGCCAGGGGCACCGGCTGGCGCGGCCGCTGCCGGCGGGGGAACTGGTGGAGGTGCTGGCGGCCGAACTGGCCGAGGCACAGAGCACGTTGAAGGCAATGCAGATGAGGAGTGCGTCATGA
- a CDS encoding 16S rRNA (uracil(1498)-N(3))-methyltransferase, with product MTAPVFVVEEVPAGPEFVLDGAEGRHAVSVKRLNPGEDVVLTDGRGHWSEGVVKAAEGKDRLVVMDLNAIEEEPEPEVRITVVQALPKGDRGELAVETMTETGVDAIVPWQASRCITQWRGDRGAKSLAKWRATAREAGKQSRRVRFPEVAEAVSTKQVAALLAGADLAMVLHEDRDTPSEALATAELPKAGSVVLVVGPEGGVSPEELAVFAEAGAHPYRLGRSVLRTSTAGTAAVAVLLARTGRWS from the coding sequence ATGACCGCCCCGGTGTTCGTGGTGGAAGAGGTCCCCGCGGGACCGGAGTTCGTCCTGGACGGCGCGGAGGGCCGGCACGCCGTCTCCGTGAAACGGCTGAACCCGGGTGAGGACGTGGTCCTCACGGACGGGCGCGGCCACTGGTCGGAGGGCGTGGTCAAGGCCGCCGAGGGCAAGGACCGGCTGGTCGTCATGGACCTGAACGCCATCGAGGAGGAGCCGGAGCCGGAGGTCCGGATCACGGTGGTCCAGGCCCTTCCCAAGGGGGACCGGGGCGAGCTGGCCGTCGAGACGATGACCGAGACCGGCGTGGACGCGATCGTGCCCTGGCAGGCCTCGCGCTGCATCACGCAGTGGCGCGGCGACCGCGGGGCCAAGTCCCTGGCCAAGTGGCGGGCCACGGCCCGGGAGGCGGGCAAGCAGTCCCGCCGGGTGCGCTTCCCGGAGGTGGCCGAGGCCGTGTCGACCAAGCAGGTGGCGGCGCTGCTGGCCGGCGCCGACCTGGCGATGGTGCTCCACGAGGACCGGGACACCCCCTCAGAGGCGCTGGCCACGGCCGAGCTCCCGAAGGCCGGTTCCGTGGTGCTCGTGGTCGGCCCGGAGGGCGGTGTCTCCCCGGAGGAGCTGGCGGTCTTCGCCGAGGCCGGCGCCCACCCCTACCGCCTGGGCCGCTCCGTGCTGCGCACCTCCACGGCCGGGACGGCCGCGGTCGCCGTCCTGCTGGCCCGTACCGGCCGCTGGTCCTGA
- a CDS encoding histidine triad nucleotide-binding protein translates to MAGEPQADCLFCKIVEGAVPATVVRETETTVAFRDINPQAPTHVLVIPKVHYPDAASLAAAEPGVAADILREAAQVAADEKIDDHGYRIVFNTGSGAGQTVWHAHAHVLGGRGLQWPPG, encoded by the coding sequence ATGGCCGGGGAACCGCAGGCCGACTGCCTGTTCTGCAAGATCGTCGAGGGTGCCGTCCCGGCGACCGTGGTCCGGGAGACCGAGACCACCGTTGCCTTCCGGGACATCAACCCGCAGGCGCCCACGCACGTGCTCGTCATCCCCAAGGTGCACTACCCCGACGCGGCCTCCCTCGCGGCCGCCGAGCCGGGTGTCGCCGCCGACATACTGCGTGAGGCCGCCCAGGTCGCCGCCGACGAGAAGATCGACGACCACGGCTACCGGATCGTCTTCAACACCGGCTCCGGAGCCGGACAGACCGTCTGGCACGCCCACGCGCACGTCCTCGGCGGCCGCGGCCTCCAGTGGCCCCCCGGATAG
- a CDS encoding ribonuclease Z, whose translation MSVREFVVLGTASQVPTRHRNHNGYLLRWDGEGILFDPGEGTQRQMLRAGVAAHDINRICITHFHGDHSLGLAGVIQRINLDQVPHPVTAHYPASGQKFFDRLRYATAYRETVPLREEPVAADGVLAQGSSYVLEARLLSHPVESFGYRITEPDGRRMVPELLARHGIKGPDVGRIQREGRLGAVTLDEVSEPRPGQRFAFVMDTRLCPGVDALAEGCDMLVIESTFLDEDERLATDHGHMTAGQAARVARDAGVRHLVLTHFSQRYTDPAAFERQARAAGFEGELTVAADLLRVPLPKRG comes from the coding sequence GTGTCCGTACGAGAGTTCGTGGTGCTGGGCACGGCCAGCCAGGTGCCCACCCGCCACCGCAACCACAACGGCTACCTGCTGCGCTGGGACGGCGAGGGCATCCTCTTCGACCCGGGCGAGGGCACCCAGCGCCAGATGCTGCGCGCCGGGGTCGCCGCGCACGACATCAACCGGATCTGCATCACCCACTTCCACGGTGACCACAGCCTCGGCCTCGCCGGGGTGATCCAGCGGATCAACCTCGACCAGGTCCCGCACCCCGTCACCGCGCACTACCCGGCCTCGGGGCAGAAGTTCTTCGACCGGCTGCGCTACGCCACGGCCTACCGCGAGACCGTCCCGCTCCGCGAGGAGCCGGTGGCGGCGGACGGCGTGCTCGCGCAGGGGTCCTCGTACGTCCTGGAGGCCCGGCTGCTCTCGCACCCGGTGGAGTCCTTCGGCTACCGGATCACCGAACCCGACGGGCGCCGCATGGTGCCCGAGCTGCTCGCGCGGCACGGGATCAAGGGGCCGGACGTGGGCCGGATCCAGCGTGAGGGGCGGCTCGGCGCGGTCACCCTGGACGAGGTCAGCGAGCCCAGGCCCGGACAGCGGTTCGCGTTCGTCATGGACACCCGGCTCTGCCCCGGCGTGGACGCGCTCGCCGAGGGCTGCGACATGCTGGTGATCGAGTCGACCTTCCTCGACGAGGACGAACGGCTGGCCACCGACCACGGGCACATGACCGCCGGCCAGGCGGCCCGGGTGGCGCGGGACGCGGGCGTACGGCACCTGGTGCTGACGCACTTCTCGCAGCGCTACACCGATCCGGCCGCGTTCGAGCGCCAGGCCCGCGCGGCCGGCTTCGAGGGCGAGCTCACGGTGGCCGCGGACCTGCTGCGGGTGCCCCTGCCCAAGCGGGGCTGA
- a CDS encoding carbohydrate kinase family protein — protein MAVTGRDYEIRAAAVDPLGPLRDPEEPGCDVFLTGTVFLDIIFTGLDSAPVRGTESWARGMGSSPGGVANMATALARLGLRTSLAAAFGDDHYGEYCWDALEQGEGIDLSMSHTIPGWHSPVTVSMAYEGERTMVSHGHEAPPPAGPGPFPQCPPRARAAVAALGPGRGEEWIGEAARSGSRVFADVGWDESGRWDLGALADLEHCEAFLPNAGEAMRYTRTDCPRAAARALAEKVPIAVVTMGAEGSYAVDGRTGETAHVPGITVDELDPTGAGDVYVAGFVTGTLAGWPLADRLAFAGLTAALSVQEFGGSLSAPGWPEVAHWWRTAPQELRGRYGFLDDLIPQAGAPAARRRAVPTIGFRYPA, from the coding sequence ATCGCCGTGACCGGTCGGGACTACGAAATCCGCGCAGCCGCAGTCGACCCGCTCGGTCCGCTGCGTGACCCCGAGGAACCCGGCTGCGACGTCTTCCTGACCGGAACGGTCTTCCTCGACATCATCTTCACGGGCCTCGACTCGGCCCCGGTACGCGGTACGGAGTCCTGGGCGCGCGGCATGGGCTCCAGCCCCGGCGGCGTCGCCAACATGGCCACCGCCCTGGCCCGGCTCGGCCTGCGCACCTCGCTGGCCGCCGCCTTCGGGGACGACCACTACGGCGAGTACTGCTGGGATGCCCTCGAACAGGGCGAGGGCATCGACCTCTCCATGTCGCACACCATCCCCGGCTGGCACAGCCCCGTCACCGTGTCGATGGCCTACGAGGGCGAGCGCACGATGGTCTCGCACGGCCACGAGGCCCCTCCGCCGGCGGGACCCGGGCCCTTCCCGCAGTGCCCGCCGCGGGCCCGCGCGGCCGTGGCCGCGCTGGGACCCGGCCGCGGCGAGGAGTGGATCGGCGAGGCCGCCCGCAGCGGCTCGCGGGTCTTCGCGGACGTGGGATGGGACGAGAGCGGACGGTGGGACCTGGGGGCCCTGGCCGACCTGGAGCACTGCGAGGCCTTCCTGCCGAACGCGGGCGAGGCGATGCGCTACACCCGCACCGACTGCCCGAGAGCCGCGGCCCGGGCGCTGGCCGAGAAGGTGCCGATCGCGGTGGTGACCATGGGCGCGGAGGGCTCGTACGCCGTGGACGGGCGCACCGGGGAGACCGCGCACGTCCCCGGGATCACGGTGGACGAGCTGGACCCGACGGGCGCCGGCGACGTCTACGTGGCGGGCTTCGTGACCGGCACCCTGGCGGGCTGGCCGCTCGCGGACCGCCTCGCCTTCGCCGGACTGACGGCGGCCCTGTCGGTGCAGGAGTTCGGCGGCTCCCTGTCGGCCCCCGGCTGGCCGGAGGTGGCCCACTGGTGGCGGACCGCCCCGCAGGAGCTGCGCGGCCGCTACGGCTTCCTGGACGACCTGATCCCGCAGGCCGGGGCCCCGGCGGCCCGGCGCAGGGCCGTACCGACGATCGGCTTCCGGTACCCGGCCTAG
- a CDS encoding PhoH family protein, giving the protein MTQTPTAHIPAPGQARAHFTVPSTHPMVTVLGSGDALLRVIEKAFPKADIHVRGNQVSAIGATAEVALIQRLFDEMMLVLRTGQPMTEDAVERSIAMLKASGNGNGDGPAETPAEVLTQNILSSRGRTIRPKTLNQKRYVDAIDKNTIVFGIGPAGTGKTYLAMAKAVQALQSKQVSRIILTRPAVEAGERLGFLPGTLFDKIDPYLRPLYDALHDMIDPDSIPRLMAAGTIEVAPLAYMRGRTLNEAFVVLDEAQNTTTEQMKMFLTRLGFDSKIVITGDVTQVDLPGGARSGLRQVQDILEGVPDIHFSRLTSEDVVRHKLVGRIVDAYEKYDDSQQAGANGHQRK; this is encoded by the coding sequence ATGACTCAGACACCGACAGCCCACATCCCTGCGCCGGGGCAGGCGCGAGCCCACTTCACCGTTCCGTCCACACACCCGATGGTGACCGTGCTCGGCTCGGGCGACGCCCTGTTGCGCGTGATCGAGAAGGCCTTCCCGAAGGCCGACATCCATGTTCGGGGCAATCAGGTCAGCGCGATCGGTGCGACGGCGGAAGTCGCCCTGATCCAGCGGCTTTTCGACGAGATGATGCTGGTGCTCCGCACCGGGCAGCCGATGACGGAGGACGCAGTGGAACGCTCGATCGCCATGCTCAAGGCGAGCGGCAACGGCAACGGTGACGGACCTGCCGAGACGCCCGCCGAGGTGCTCACCCAGAACATCCTCTCCAGCCGCGGCCGCACCATCCGCCCCAAGACCCTCAACCAGAAGCGGTACGTCGACGCGATCGACAAGAACACGATCGTCTTCGGCATCGGCCCCGCCGGTACCGGCAAGACCTACCTCGCCATGGCCAAGGCCGTCCAGGCCCTCCAGTCCAAGCAGGTCAGCCGGATCATCCTGACCCGGCCCGCCGTCGAGGCGGGGGAGCGGCTCGGCTTCCTGCCGGGCACCCTCTTCGACAAGATCGACCCGTACCTGCGCCCGCTCTACGACGCGCTGCACGACATGATCGACCCCGACTCGATCCCGCGCCTGATGGCCGCGGGCACGATCGAGGTGGCTCCCCTGGCGTACATGCGCGGACGCACCCTGAACGAGGCGTTCGTCGTCCTCGACGAGGCGCAGAACACGACCACCGAGCAGATGAAGATGTTCCTGACCCGGCTCGGCTTCGACTCGAAGATCGTGATCACCGGTGACGTCACCCAGGTCGACCTGCCGGGTGGCGCCAGGAGCGGTCTGCGCCAGGTGCAGGACATCCTGGAAGGGGTCCCGGACATCCACTTCTCGCGGCTCACGTCCGAGGATGTCGTCCGGCACAAGCTGGTCGGCCGTATCGTCGACGCGTACGAGAAGTACGACGACAGCCAGCAGGCCGGCGCGAACGGCCACCAGCGGAAGTAG
- the ybeY gene encoding rRNA maturation RNase YbeY: MSIDVNNESGTEVDEQAILDIARYALTRMRIHPLSELSVIVIDEDAMEQLHIQWMDLPGPTDVMSFPMDELRPPTKDDEEPPQGLLGDIVLCPEVAKRQGEDAPTQHSMDEELQLLTVHGVLHLLGYDHEEPDEKAEMFGLQAAIVDGWRGERGMTGPSPAPTVS; the protein is encoded by the coding sequence ATGTCGATCGACGTCAACAACGAGTCCGGAACCGAGGTCGACGAGCAGGCGATCCTCGACATCGCCCGCTACGCGCTCACCCGGATGCGGATCCACCCGCTCTCCGAGCTCTCCGTCATCGTCATCGACGAGGACGCCATGGAGCAGCTCCACATCCAGTGGATGGATCTGCCCGGCCCGACCGACGTCATGTCCTTCCCGATGGACGAGCTCCGTCCGCCGACCAAGGACGACGAGGAGCCCCCGCAGGGGCTCCTCGGCGACATCGTGCTCTGCCCCGAGGTCGCCAAGAGGCAGGGCGAGGACGCCCCGACGCAGCACTCCATGGACGAGGAGCTCCAGCTCCTGACCGTCCACGGAGTGCTGCACCTGCTCGGTTACGACCACGAGGAACCGGACGAGAAGGCCGAGATGTTCGGCCTCCAGGCGGCCATCGTCGACGGCTGGCGCGGTGAGCGCGGCATGACCGGTCCGTCCCCGGCTCCGACCGTCTCGTGA
- a CDS encoding hemolysin family protein, protein MNAPQLITGAVLLVVVAWFAACAESGIARISSFRAEQAVREGRRGSEKLAQVAGDPTRYLNVALLVRVTCEMAAGVLVTYVCLDEFGENWTALLVAIAVMVLVSFVAVGVSPRTIGRQHPLNTATAAAYVLVPLARIMGPIPQLLILIGNALTPGKGFRKGPFASEAELRAMVDLAERESLIEDDERRMVHQVFELGDTLVREVMVPRTDLVCIERYKTVRQATTLALRSGFSRIPVTGENEDDIVGIVYLKDLVRKTHISREAEADLVSTAMRPAVFVPDTKNAGDLLREMQQVRNHVAVVIDEYGGTAGIVTIEDILEEIVGEITDEYDRELPPVEDLGEDRYRVTARLDITDLGELFKVEAFDDEDVETVGGLLAKALGRVPIAGASSVVELPDGRPLRLTAESPAGRRNKIVTVLVEPVAAAEAAGEEGE, encoded by the coding sequence GTGAACGCCCCCCAGCTGATCACCGGTGCGGTGCTGCTCGTGGTCGTGGCCTGGTTCGCGGCCTGCGCCGAGTCCGGCATCGCCCGCATCTCCAGTTTCCGCGCCGAGCAGGCCGTACGGGAGGGCCGGCGCGGGAGCGAGAAGCTCGCACAGGTCGCCGGCGACCCCACGCGCTACCTCAACGTGGCCCTGCTCGTCCGGGTCACCTGCGAGATGGCGGCCGGGGTGCTCGTCACCTATGTCTGCCTCGACGAGTTCGGCGAGAACTGGACCGCGCTGCTGGTGGCCATCGCCGTCATGGTGCTCGTCTCCTTCGTCGCCGTGGGCGTCTCCCCGCGCACGATCGGCCGCCAGCACCCGCTGAACACGGCGACGGCGGCCGCGTACGTCCTCGTACCGCTGGCCCGGATCATGGGGCCGATCCCGCAGCTGCTGATCCTCATCGGCAACGCGCTCACCCCCGGGAAGGGATTCCGCAAGGGGCCCTTCGCCTCGGAGGCGGAGCTGCGCGCGATGGTGGACCTCGCGGAGCGGGAATCACTCATCGAGGACGACGAGCGCCGCATGGTGCACCAGGTCTTCGAGCTGGGCGACACGCTGGTGCGCGAGGTGATGGTGCCGCGCACCGACCTCGTCTGCATCGAGCGGTACAAGACGGTCCGTCAGGCGACCACGCTGGCGCTGCGGTCCGGCTTCTCCCGCATCCCGGTGACCGGGGAGAACGAGGACGACATAGTCGGGATCGTCTACCTGAAGGACCTGGTCCGCAAGACGCACATCAGCCGGGAGGCCGAGGCCGACCTGGTCTCGACCGCGATGCGGCCGGCCGTCTTCGTGCCGGACACCAAGAACGCGGGCGACCTGCTGCGCGAGATGCAGCAGGTGCGCAACCACGTGGCCGTCGTCATCGACGAGTACGGCGGCACGGCCGGCATCGTCACCATCGAGGACATCCTCGAAGAGATCGTCGGCGAGATCACCGATGAGTACGACCGCGAGCTCCCGCCGGTCGAGGACCTCGGCGAGGACCGCTACCGGGTCACCGCGCGGCTGGACATCACCGACCTCGGTGAGCTGTTCAAGGTCGAGGCCTTCGACGACGAGGACGTGGAGACGGTGGGCGGCCTGCTGGCCAAGGCGCTGGGGCGGGTACCGATCGCCGGCGCCTCCTCGGTGGTGGAACTGCCGGACGGGCGTCCGCTGCGGCTGACGGCCGAGTCCCCGGCGGGCCGGCGGAACAAGATCGTGACGGTCCTGGTGGAGCCGGTGGCCGCGGCGGAGGCCGCGGGGGAGGAGGGCGAGTGA
- a CDS encoding MmcQ/YjbR family DNA-binding protein — protein MTPEQLRAFCLDFNAAVEEFPFTPETSVFKVLGKVFALSALDGEPLKVNLKCDPELAVRLREEHAAIVPGYHMNKRHWNTVTVGGPGGLPDRLVRELVEDSYDLVVAGLPKAERLRLDRP, from the coding sequence GTGACCCCGGAGCAGCTGCGCGCGTTCTGTCTGGACTTCAACGCGGCGGTGGAGGAGTTCCCCTTCACGCCCGAGACCTCGGTGTTCAAGGTACTGGGCAAGGTGTTCGCGCTGTCGGCGCTGGACGGGGAGCCGCTCAAGGTCAACCTCAAGTGCGATCCGGAGCTGGCGGTGCGGCTGCGCGAGGAGCACGCGGCGATCGTGCCGGGCTACCACATGAACAAGCGGCACTGGAACACGGTGACGGTGGGCGGGCCCGGCGGCCTGCCGGACCGGCTGGTGCGGGAGCTGGTGGAGGACTCGTACGACCTGGTGGTCGCGGGCCTGCCGAAGGCCGAACGGCTGCGGCTGGACCGGCCGTAG